GGTTGATCTTCACTCCTTCAGGGACAAAAACCAGCGGAGTCCGGCCATCACGGGTgattccggcccaaaccatcaccGATGCAGGTTTCTGTCGCCTGGTTGCCGTCAGTACGTCAGCATGGGTTCGCGATCATTCTGGCAACCAAACTCTGTCGTTCTGCTTATTCACGAACTGCGCTACGGTGAAGAGTTTCTCGTCGGTGAACACGATATTCTTCAACCTTCCTTCCGCGGCCCTCTTCAGCAGCGCTTTCGCTCTTTTTACCCGTTCTTGTTTTTGCTTCATCGAAAGGTCTTGAACCTTTTGGATCTTGTAAGGTTTGGACTGTACTTTATCTTTCAGGATCCGACGGAGACTCCGATCCGATATTTTGAGATCCTTCGCCAATTTAGTGGCACTACGTCGAGGATTTCTTTTAAGGCGCTTCTTGACGATCTTCACCATGGCAGGTGTCACCACAGTAGCTTGACGTCCCCCGCCATATCGTCTTTTGGTACTTCCGGTCTCCAGGTATCTTTTAACTGTACGGTGTACAAAATTTCTGCAAACAGGTAAAGCGGACAGCTCACGAACTATGTCTTCCTGACATTTCCCAGCTAGGAACAAGGCAATTAAAGCACTACGTTTCTGTTCGATATCCATATTTGCGGATAACACTCGATCTCAGAAGTAACACATACATCCACTTGCAGCTAAGACACAATGTAAACAAACTGACGAGGGGTcgtcaaatacaattttctgtGCAACGTAATAATTACTGTTGAAGTAATGTAGCAGTTCAATTGCCGAACCCTGTAGtatttatattgggttggggaaaaaaatctgatcaaaatttgacgctttatttaacttAAAATTAACTTAaagttatccaatttaagtcaaatatgcgccgttttgttcgcaaacttgttgccttTTAGCAATAAtgaagaaggcaacttcattatcgttgcagttttaccttgcatgtagtaaaaacgtaaaatatggcgaatttcttgcttggtggactccatctttgacaatcgcaacactgtcaaaacgacacttgtagcacagattgtcgtctttgtatagccgtatagtatgacccgatgcgataagtacaacacaagatatgtttaagtgttgccatatattgacaatatacgacatttcttttttcccaacccaatatatgaaaatcgatgttttAAAAATGGCGATTGAATGTTCGAGTCATGCTAGCAACAGACTTATAGTGAGAGTAATTAGTTCGTGCAGTTGGAAGGCGGAGAAATTCGTGGTTACGCAGATTTCTCCTTCTGACGTTGAAATTAATGCAACTTAACAATCGAGAACAGTTCATGTGGCCTTGGATGAGATCGTAAACGAAAACAACTCTAGCTGTGTTACGCCGTACGCATAATTAATCCAAACCCAGGAGCTTAAAACGATCTCCATATCTTGAAAGGTTTTGAGAGTCATTCCAATGGAGACGACGGAGTGCATAACGGACAAATTTACGCTGCACAGACTCCACTCTTTGTATGTTATTGTGGTAATATGAAGCCCAGACGACCGAAGCGTACTCCAAAATCGAGCGAACCAGAGAGCAGTATAAAAACCTTAAGACATTGTATGCCCGTAAAGTGTTTAGTAGTGCGGAAAATGAATCCAAGAGCCTTGGAAGCCTTTGAGACTGCGTATGCGATATGTTCGCTGAACGTGATCTTCGAATCTAAAATAATTCCCAGGTCTTTTATGCATGTGACTCTATTGAGTACCGATCCGATAAGCTCATAATCGTACTGTATCGTTGTGTGTTTGCGAAATTCAGTACCTTAAAAAAAGTCAAATTGAAATGAACATACATAACACTATCATTATGTGGAATCTAAAACCAAAAATTAATAAATCCAATTTCGCCATCAAAGATACTCGAGCTCAAAGGTAGAAGCTATCATGCAGAATCCCAATCGGTATACCGAATACATCTCTGGAATCAAACCGTGGAACGAACAATGACGGACCATTCGAGAACCGGCCCTAACGGAAACAGAGTGATACCTgaaagaaaaaatacacacaatATACCCATTCCAAATGAATCCCCCACAAATGGTGTACTATAAAAAGGATTAAATGATAGAATTTAGCTTCGATGGAAAGCCCATGTGCAGCATGGGAGTGTGTCACGACCACACTCGATGGCTGCTCGCATGAGACTCAAAagtagttctgaaaagaactgactAATTAACTATAGCTGTTGTGTTAATGATGGTAAACACGTTTTGGACACGTGCGAAGCATAAACACATGTACTGTATTTTCGTTCAAGTTATGACAGCAAAACTGAAACTTGTTTGCTGCTGCCATTGTCAAAGTTGTCGAGGTTGCCGATGTTGGCAACATTGATAgataaatacaaaaatatatagaacaaatgaatgggaatgctcgatgtcgtggtagccatcgccacaatcacaaagattgtttgctgcgagcccaatgcgatagatatgcgcgtttaggttgtagtgattggacataagccgagatatcacgcgaatgaaatcacgacctacattcaatcccttgaaccatgcactcgtcgagaccttagggataatcgtgtgtaaccaacgaccgaattcatcttcactccacatgcgctgccaactaacgagtgtgtcctgacgaggaatgtgaaaaaattcattataggcaatttgcctttcaaaaagtgtgccttctgaagcgcccaccttagctagcgagtccgctttctcattccccggaatcgagcaatgagagggaacccatgctaaggtaatcttaaataatttttcgaccaaaacactcaatagatgtcttattcttgttaggaaataagatgagcgtttatcaactttcattgagcggattgcctctattgagctgagactgtctgaaaaaataaaataatggtcgatgggcagtgtttcaatgatccctagagcatagtatatcgcacccatttctgcgacatacacggaacaaggatctttgagtttgaaagaggcactggaattttcattgaagatgccgaagccagtggacccgtttatgaatgaaccgtcagtaaagaacattttatcagatctaactttcccatattctgccgaaaatatcggcggaatagaatcggagcgtagatgatctgggattccttggattttttgtcgcatggacagataaaaaatgacagaggaattgcaaaagtataggaagcaaacttggttggaaatgcctggtgaagggtgcacgtcgtgggtaaggtcctcattggattcatgatcttgcaacggatgagaaatctgtaggataattctgtgaaccgaagagtaagcgggggtactcctgccaaaacatcgagactcatcgtatgtgtcgaatgcaaacaccccatggctatacgcaagcaacgatattgtatcctctccagcttgagaatatgaatcctggcagctgatcggaagcaaaaactgccatattctaacactgataatatcgttgtttcgtataactgaatgaggtctcctggatgggcaccccaccatgttccggttattgtttggagaaaattgattctttgctggcatttctgtttcaaatacgcaatgtgtattccccaggtacatttagagtcaaaatatactccaaggtatttgaaaaacatcgagtgcttgatcgttttgccggataggtgaagctggaattgggcgggttcgtgcttcctagaaaaaacgaccatttcggttttctccgtagagaattcgatacccagcgggcccacgtgaacagattgttcatggtatcttgcaacgacttttgcagagcgacgggattagtacccgtgatggaaataactccatcgtctgcaagttgtctcaacgtgcaatctctagttagacaatcatccatatcattgacgtaaaaactgtacaagagggggcttaggcaggagccttgtggtaggcccataaaactgtatcgagaagatttcaagctgccatgattgaaaaacatgtgcttttctgatagtaaattgtacaggaaattattcagaattggtgaaagtctacgattatgaagtttctctgagagaatttccatggaaactgaatcaaatgcccctttgatatcgaggaaaacggatgccatttgttctttgcgagcaaatgcgatttggatttcagaagatagcagcgccagacaatcgttcgtccctttacctcggcggaagccaaactgcgtatttgacagcaaattgtttgcttcaacccacttgtccaaacgaagtagaatcattttctctaacaatttacgaatacaggataacattgcaatcggcctatacgagttgtgatcgcaagccggcttgttgggttttcgtatggctatcactctcacttgtctccagtcatgcgggacaatattcagctccagaaacttgttgaacaagttcagcaaacgctgtttcgccaagtcgggaagattcttcaacaagttgaatttaatcttgtccgacccaggagctgaattgttacatgagaggagggcaattgagaattctactatcgaaaaattctcataatcgcattggagcggaatgtcgcgtacgacgttttgtgcaggaacggaatcgggacaaacctttcttgcaaatttgaaaatccaacggtcagagtattcctcacgttcatttgtatggttccagccacgcattctcctagccgtattccaaagagtgctcatagcgatctcccttgacaaaccattgacgaactttcgccaatatccacgcttttttgctttaatcagaccttttagtttggcttctagagcttggtactttcgaaaccattccactagtccagttttccggaattttttgaaagcggatgatttttcaaggtagacctttgaacactccttgtcccaccaaagtgatggaggacgacgtcgtaaagtggtagcaggaacacgtttcttttgagcttgaagtgcgctttcgtaaatcaaactcgatataaagttatacttttcgagtggaggaagttcatgcattaaaacaagtgcttcagatattatttctgcaaattttctccagtcaatatttttcgtgaggtcatacgcaatatcgactgactcacgagaacctgattcattggcgatcgataaaattattggtaggtgatcactaccgtggggatcttggattaccttccacgtgcaatctagggataacgaagaagagcaaagtgatatgtctagcatacttgcccgtgcaggagggttggctattctagttgcttccccagtattcaaaactgtcaatttgaagttgtcgcacagatcataaatcaaagtggcacggttgtcatcgtagagtgaaccccatgctgttccatgggagttatggtcacctaagattagccgcggctccggcagtgcctcgatgatatcaaaaaactgatggcggccaaccatagttcttggaggaatatatatcgaggcaatgcagaggtctttgccattgatttgtgtctggcaagcgacaacttcaatgcctgtcatcgatgggagagtgactctatagaaggagtgtcattttttgatccccaatagtacgccaccaaacgagtcatttcgatcgaggcgaataatgttgaaatcgtggaaatgcagctcatcggctgaagaaagccatgtttcacagagagaaaatacatcacagttagaactatgaattaaaaattcaaattgatctagtttagggatgatgcttctgcaattccactgtattacagtggtcaaatccttaacctcttgcactgaatcaggcatcgagggaaatgaacgctgctaaaaaaacacatttttctttcaaaaatgttctcacaatcgggagcaaacataatactatgcttttaagagggtcatttatatttaaagcatttaaaatattgtccaccaggtcagaaagcgcaagcaagccagattgtggctgttgcctcgaccgcgaaaaaggaacagacgtgttgggctctgctccgggaagtgctgaggacccctggtgcgtagaagaaccgcttaaaccaggaggtacttgcttcggtctattctcagcacgttcgatacgaggtttcattccaatttgggaagtttcggtcttctttctggggattgatggaaaagaagtattttttcttttcctaatggcaccctgcgatatACCgaaacttcctgcattgggagcgtcggcaacaggctcgtcgttctgcagaatggagtagggattgtcctgagtcgttgaagcggaactcttaagcatttctgcttaagtccgcttggaacgttcctttaaggaacgcttgagtttttcccctcgttgtatgtacactgggcattgagaaagatcatggggggccccgtcgcaatgaagacacttgcgctcttttgcgcaagatgtcccatcatgactctctccacaatctgcgcaacgttgtttattgcaacaataggcggccgtgtgaccgagttgcatacatttgttgcatttcattacccggggtacaaacaaccgaacaggtaaacgaagagcacctattgcaacgtagtttggaagagcggaaccctcaaatgtcactcgaaaagagtttgtccgattgagaactcgtttgtcatttttaagtgacacagacttcagtcgatcgcattcaagaatcttcacacttttaagtgaggagttcttgaagcgaccgacaccatcgagtatctcttttcgagtcaaacccttttcgtttattacaccgtctatttcaacgttgcaacagggtacgtatacgcgatactcaatcgcaaagagatcacagcgcgttattgcattcgctttggtcctgcaagagacgacaactcgtaatttgtctggccccatccgagtaatttcagtaactttggaaaatttctgcgttagttcttttgagatgcgaatgacattaagaggttttgattttcgtctaaagtatacaatgaatggacctttgaatccctccgggtattcctttagacgaaaatcatgtttttcatcaatttcctcatcttcagaacttcctacttcatacacagaattttcctcctcaacgtctgcttcatcctcctgctcttcaggaggtgggtcagcatcagaaacaATCAATGACGTGGAGGGGGGATCttccccgccctcagccataataataaattagtcacctgttcgatgtgaacagtatagaataaataataaaaaaatagaaaaaaataaatgagtaaataaattatatttgtattcaaggtatatataaattatatttatttcaattttttattgtataaattcaaaaatgaaaaaaagtttcaacaacGGTAAACGGTAATGTAAGAAAAatgtacacccctaatgccaacgcttgccgatttggtaaatacaatgttggacaatggtgtaaatcgtacacaggaggttgaaggaatgataaatggaacaatagaaaaataaacttctacttgccgctgctgtgtagcgtgtgatgaatgtgtgttgatctgaactggatcctcagcgtctcgatcgtgcaccactttttatTGAGCTCGTTTCACTCGCAAGCGCTGATGaaaaaagcacaatataaatctgcgtgaaaaaaaaacaccgttttcggatcgattctcaaacttgtccgatcagctCGCGAGTTCTCGAACGAGTCTCAaggtgtatccggttccatactgctcgctctcagctctctagagcactgagagcacaaggcagacaatcagagatccccgtccgggatatcttaggtagccgtgatcctgatcttctgcttcatctatacctgttcctcaggaacgccgatgtcaacgtttaatgatgtttccttcgttgtgtccccgtttcatatccctcctatccgatcgataaacttttacttagtcgcggcaatacatacacgtactctttacagatacacgggccaaagattgtgcagtccactgatcattcaacaagagccaaaggttgtaccgctcatgacaactctacacgagctgatgattgcgccggctagtgaccattctatcctggattcctcgagtcgagaaagacgcaccacgctagatatgaggtacagactagggggacgttgctgattaagggtcagctgcatcccaataggaagtattccgtgtcgggcacacgtacagagcattggagacagcaacatccgaattacgaaaacacttgtaatactaacctcgagccaaccgcgagtaatcggttacatattactaacataggtAATAagcaaaattgtcaaagtattgaactcccggccccgtgaggctaacgccatatgagctttgataaaaatatatattttggaaaaaaaaaattatgggaaATTGGGAATGTTTCGCATTTTGGTTAATTTGCACCATTTGAGAAATAGGTAGTCTCAATTTCtagcataccaaacaaattttatttttcatttgaatttaccATATATAGCTGCGTGTGGACTTTTGCAGTGGTAAAAATGCGAATTCGAACAGTCAGCTTGTATTCCATTGAAGATGTGAAAGCAGACTTCCtaaattaatttattgaaaCATGGCCTTTATGAACGATCTTCATTTTTTGTATGATCGATGAGTTCAGCAACTCATTTAACAGAAAATAGTTTGGGAAACATGGTAAAAGTTCTGGTAATGCAATTAATTTGAAATTAATTAGCAACTCTCGAGGAGGGTGGATTTACCACAATGCCATTTTGAGGGTAAACTGTTTCTAAGACAAGATGGTTTAAAATTTAccttacaaaaaattaaaaatacgatTAACTCGTTCAAAATCCCCAGTATCCAAAGGTACGCATTGCAGCCAGTTTCATTAATTACCACAAATCCGTGTTGTGAAGTACGTGAGGTAAAGAGACAGAGATACATTTTCCAACCAAGACAAACCACAAACGAACTGGTTGTTCATAAACTTGAAATTTTCTCCGTCCATTTCTCCGACAAACCGTGCCCGCACGGTACGACAACAAACCCCTCCCCAAATGCAACTCTCCTTTCGAAGACGCTTGCGCCGCGGCTGCGATCAGCGGTTGCAATTTTTGTTTGCGGATTTACAACTATTCCATCCCCATGTGGCTGTTTGATGAGGCTGTGTTAGCTTTTACATCGGTCGAGGAGCTTGCTTACCTTTCACGATTGTGACCATGTatgaggaggggggggggggttaatAACAACTAAGTTGATTGGAACTATCagtatgtttttttctgtttcactCGTACTAGTTTTTCCCGATCCGAACGATGGATGTGCAGGGTGCGTGAAATAGGCGCACGATCTTCCATTGGTAATTGCCTCTCCACTCTGTCGCATAAGTTTCACCCGTGATGAACGAGGTGTGAGATAAGATATTTTATAACATTAATTGACTACCATGGTTGGTTTTTTTAAAGAagattgtcaatttgtgcgtcACGCCCTATTTCGCCTTCACATTTACGGTATAGAAATTAAGGTTTGATAACCTCTCTGTCACTTACGACCGGTAGTTCCTCAACTTCAACGCTACCATTAAAGGTACAAGCAGGTACAATGATAACGGGTGCAGTTATATTATTTGACTTCCTATGGCCCACCCATTGCCTCAAGTGCGCATCCGGCTTAGTTCTACTGAACCGGCAAACAGTGGAAATTATTCACCATCGCCAAATCGAGGGTCACATCGGACGAACCCACCTTGTGGCAGGGGTTTTCCAACGCCCGAAATGGTAGCTCAATGAGCCGCGCACACGCTGTCATCTTCAATGGCGTGGCTCGCATCGTTTTTACGACGTAAATAGTTTATGCATCACTAAAATATTGATCAATAGCACCTTATTCCAAACGCCCCCGCAGCGATTGTATAATTTTGGATGCACCTCCGATGCCATATTTGAGCAGTCATATACTAAGCAAAATGGGTTGAGAGTGTCACGTTAACAAGCCATGAGTAACGCTTTGTACTAATGTAAGCGATTAATATTCAGCTCATCTGCAGCTTTGGCGTAGCAAACCGTTTACCATTTCGAGAAACGATCGGTCGGCACTTCAAGCTACGACAAAGTCTAGTGCATATCCTTTTTATTTGAGGTCTACAACGTCATTGATGAGTATCGAAGCAAATTTTGGGGTTTGGTATGGCAGGTTGAATTTGTTTGCATCTATTAATCAAATAATATAACTCGTTGGGAAGAATTAAGAAAAGTTCGCAGTAAATTATACCACGGCTCTCAAATAAACCACATTTCTTAAAGAAACGTTAAGAGAAGAATGAAGGTTCACTGCGAGGAACATTGTTTATAACAAAATTCCAGTATAAAAATATCGCATGTGTAAGATTTGTAATATCTTACATATTCCCTCCTCAATTAAACTGTTTCTCTACTGCTATCGTATGTAAAATGAGGATGATTTCACCACATACATTTTTTATTCGAGCACACGTTTTTGCTCCAATGCActgtaaagttttttttcaatactagATTTCAATATGCACCTCAAACATCACATTGGTAGTGCAATCACCCAGCGATCATGCAAGATTCAAAATCGTCTAAACGCTTGCCGACAGACCGAAGACAAGAGACCAGCAAAAAATCCAACGAGTTTGAAAAGTCTGCAATATATAAAATCGAAACTGATTACCACCGCGCGCCTAAAAAATGTGGGTTCCCGGGCATTGAGGTAGCTGTTGCATAAAGTACAAAATTAATCAACAGAGAGCTCCTCGTCGGttataaaattgtattttttcgcTTGCGCGCCAGAAGAAAAACCACATCCAATCTCGGCGAAACAAACTCAGAAAGCAAACAATAGGAGCCCATTGATGTGCCCAAGAGTACATTCACTCTAAAAAAGCTATCACTATATATATATTACTATTTTTTCCGTTGATGCTACTGGCTAACAAAAAAACGGCTTGTTtgatttgaaacatatttctacgaaaataaattttcttttctttggTATGCATCACTCGATTATGGGTTCACACGTTTTCTGGTACTGAAGTTAAACAATTATTGATCACATTCGCTCTTTCGGAAAAGTCGTTGTTATGACCTTCAATGGAAGGTAGATGGCATAGAAAATCCAAAATATAGAGTTACAACTAGAGTTTTTCATTCTTCCATCGAACGAAATACTAAATGTGTACAACAGAAGTGAATCGAGTTATTCATCCTTCAGGGCATATTCTTAATCTAATTAACTACTCCGAACGGTTTCATACCCGGATCATGTTTGAATCAGCTGCCCCATTCCAACAAAATCGCATTACTCGACTTTTAGCTAATTGAAATTGTTCCCACGAGCAGCCTTCGGTGACgcttttatattatattgttgcTCGTAgcgttttctgttttttttctcgttcgcATCATTCAATTAACCTTCTGCCCAATTGCACAATGCCAGGCATGATCATCTGGTTCCATCCAAATGTGGTTTTAAGCACTATTTTTTGCAGACGGAGTATGGACTGTAACTATGAGTTTAAATGTCACATTATGATTTTTGTGAGGTCTTATAGTGTGAACCGTATCACCTGTGCCTTTTTGTGCAAATTATCACTGTGGTTGAAAAATTAGGATGATGGACAAACCCTGACCGCATTGTTATCGTAAGACCACGAACTTATTGCACTCGATTCGCCTTGAATTCAATTACCCCTTTCGAAAGGAAGGAACGAAACTTTATAATTCATTGTCTAGTACATTTTTTTTGGTGACCCTGatgcagaaaaacaaaaaaaaacagattctaATTTATTATTTGGTCTTAGCCTCTGCATATGGCGTCGGCagatcgctgtctagagtgcaACTGAAAAAGAGAAAGTCATCGAGTGAAATAATGTATACCTCTCGCCTGATGCAAAGTTATATGCTTTTTATCTTTGTTtatattatagaggctttaaacaagCTTTAAAACAAAAAGATCGCAAAGTGACATGCGCGGAGCCGACCCCCAAACCAAACAGGAAACCCAGGAAAAAACATCCTCCATTGAGTTCCTGGTTATTTCGGAATTCTCGGAAACACAGCAGCAGACAAACCGGCTGGCAAGTGGAGAAAGAAAATATAATCCCTCCTGTCATCCACCTCCACCTGTCATCATCTGTTGTACATTAAACTATCAGGTCCACCTAAGCTTAGAAATAGCTTgtagaaacattcattccacCCATCTCCACATAATTGAAAACACCACACTTCCATGGTTCGACGGAAACAACAGTCGATAAAGGCAGGTTCTCACCCGTCTCCATCTTAGTCACTATGCTCACTGCAACTTAATTGACAAAACAGAACAACACTTAGAGGAagtggtacaaattcggtaccccatgggtaatttggtacccacccggatctccggcggtgatgagcgcactctggtggtgaataaacAAAAGTGTTCTAGAAATGTAGcaacaaacgtcagatgccaaaaacccaaaatacctgtgttttttaaaaacaaaaaaatcaagttttgttgtttttgaaatctcgaaaatttttcatgtgcgtcttttgaaaaataattaaaaatcgaatagtgagctgattttaaaaaataaagctgatttggatcaagaaattgatgttcttcaacgaattcgaatAAGTGTATCGAGTTTTtgatcacaaatttcatagatttcattccaaagtaaaaattcggtatgcggatatttggcaccccaatgtgttgatgatacactatgctaagtattgcatgcccatgTAGCAAAATTAGATTTCGTCAGATTTGGGGATAAAACAAACCTTCAAAGAAAAAGGACCAGGCTATTTGCATTTTTGTGAAGAATCTGACATTCCTGGGGACGATTGGATTCTATGTTGCATATGTAAAAATTGGGCCcatcgagatgaaatttgttcacacagcttaaatattctatcctcccagaacatgtttgcttcctcgtcgaagacTGTTGCGAGCCATGCATATGAGAAACAGGTTgtttggtagtagctcataagacAGAATTCATTCCAAAtctcaccagaaacagagtatatcttccttcgggcgaagaccggatatgtaaaagaatcaAAAAGCCTgttataaatcctcgcataagcggaataGCTAGTGTTTCACCTGACTTTTTCATCGTTTataatttttccgaaaaacctacagcattaCCACAGTGCAGAGGTGCAgtttcaatattcaaattttcattgaattcatcatccatgctttggaatgaatcttcactcgacaaatgaggaaagcataacagcagtggaagacttgttgaatgtttcctaatttttatgatatttagtactattatagatatatttacaatAGTCCCATCaata
The Toxorhynchites rutilus septentrionalis strain SRP chromosome 2, ASM2978413v1, whole genome shotgun sequence genome window above contains:
- the LOC129765750 gene encoding uncharacterized protein LOC129765750 — encoded protein: MDIEQKRSALIALFLAGKCQEDIVRELSALPVCRNFVHRTVKRYLETGSTKRRYGGGRQATVVTPAMVKIVKKRLKRNPRRSATKLAKDLKISDRSLRRILKDKVQSKPYKIQKVQDLSMKQKQERVKRAKALLKRAAEGRLKNIVFTDEKLFTVAQFVNKQNDRVWLPE